A genomic segment from Aegilops tauschii subsp. strangulata cultivar AL8/78 chromosome 1, Aet v6.0, whole genome shotgun sequence encodes:
- the LOC123496874 gene encoding high molecular mass early light-inducible protein HV58, chloroplastic-like, which translates to MATMVALSSFAVVGRSAARSPVAAPRRRTLVVRAQTEPGMDSTKETTSASTSSSPSTSPTPTPIPAAPKPMAKKANPSVWDALAFSGPAPERINGRLAMVGFMAALSVEAARGGGLLDQAGSGAGLGWFLVTAGVFSVASLVPLLQGQSVESKSSGFWSADAELWNGRFAMLGLVALAATEFITGAPFVNI; encoded by the exons ATGGCGACCATGGTGGCTTTGAGTTCCTTCGCCGTCGTCGGCCGGTCCGCCGCCCGCTCTCCAGTGGCGGCCCCGCGCCGGAGGACCCTCGTCGTCAGGGCCCAGACCGAG CCTGGCATGGACTCAACCAAGGAGACAACGAGCGCATCGACCTCCTCCTCCCCGAGCACGagcccgaccccgaccccgatcCCGGCGGCACCCAAGCCCATGGCCAAGAAGGCTAACCcctcggtctgggacgcgctcgCCTTCAGCGGCCCGGCGCCGGAGCGAATCAACGGCCGGCTGGCCATGGTGGGATTCATGGCGGCGCTCTCCGTCgaggcggcgcgcggcggcgggctCCTCGACCAGGCCGGCAGCGGCGCCGGGCTGGGCTGGTTCCTGGTGACCGCGGGGGTGTTCTCCGTGGCATCGTTGGTGCCGCTGCTGCAGGGCCAGAGCGTGGAGAGCAAGTCCAGTGGCTTCTGGAGCGCGGACGCCGAGCTCTGGAACGGCCGCTTCGCCATGCTTGGCCTCGTCGCGCTGGCCGCCACCGAGTTCATTACCGGCGCGCCCTTCGTCAACATCTAA
- the LOC109768496 gene encoding high molecular mass early light-inducible protein HV58, chloroplastic, whose translation MATMMALSSFAVVARSAARSPVVAPRRRALVVRAQTEPDMDSAKETTSASTSSSLGTSPTPTPIPAAPKPMTKKANPSVWDALAFSGPAPERINGRLAMVGFVAALTVEAARGGGLLDQAGSGVGLGWFLVTAGVFSVASLVPLLQGQSVESKSSGFWSADAELWNGRFAMLGLVALAATEFITGAPFVNI comes from the exons ATGGCGACCATGATGGCTTTGAGCTCCTTCGCCGTCGTTGCCCGGTCCGCCGCCCGTTCTCCAGTGGTGGCCCCGCGCCGTCGCGCCCTCGTCGTCAGGGCCCAGACCGAG CCTGACATGGACTCAGCCAAGGAGACGACGAGCGCGTCGACGTCCTCGTCCCTGGGCACGagcccgaccccgaccccgatcCCGGCGGCACCCAAGCCCATGACCAAGAAGGCCAACCCCTCGGTGTGGGACGCGCTCGCGTTCAGCGGCCCGGCGCCGGAGCGCATCAACGGCCGGCTGGCCATGGTGGGATTCGTGGCGGCGCTCACCGTCGAGGCGGCGCGCGGTGGCGGGCTTCTCGACCAGGCCGGCAGCGGCGTGGGGTTGGGCTGGTTCCTGGTGACCGCGGGGGTGTTCTCCGTGGCATCGTTGGTGCCGCTGCTTCAGGGCCAGAGCGTGGAGAGCAAGTCCAGCGGCTTCTGGAGCGCGGACGCCGAGCTCTGGAACGGCCGCTTCGCTATGCTCGGCCTCGTCGCGCTCGCCGCCACCGAGTTCATTACCGGCGCGCCCTTCGTCAACATCTAA